Below is a genomic region from Methylobacterium sp. FF17.
GGCGGCAAGTCCTACGAGGTCGTGGCCGTCCAGTACGGGTGATCGGGTGATGCGCGGCAGCGCGTGGCGCGCGGCGGGGCCGATCTTCGGCCTCGCCTTCCTGCTCGGCTCGGCCCAGGCGCAGGACGGTGCCGGCAGGGGTGCCGAGCGGCTCTCCAGCATCCGCGTCGACGTCCAGCCACTGCTCGCACAGGGTGGCGGCGCCCCGGCCGTCGACCTGCGCGAGGATCTCCTTGCCGCCCTGCGCACCGAGTTCGCCGATCGCCTCGGCGGAGCCGGGCCGGTGCTGGTCGTCCGGATCAAGGGCCTGTCGATCAACCCCTATGTGGGCTCGGGAGGGGGACGCGGCCGTTTCGGTGGCGGCACCCAGAGCGACTACCTCGACGGCGAAGCCCTGCTGGTGGGACGCCGGGGCGAAGTCCTGCTGCGCCATCCCCAGCTTTCCGCGACTCCGTCCAGTTCAGGCGGCGCCTGGTACGACGCGGAGTCGGAGCGTCGGCGGATCACGGCCCTGGCCGAGCATTACGCCGGCTGGCTGCGACGGGCGCTTCCCAAGGATTGATCGCTCGCCCCGCAGTGTCGTGCCGGATGGATCGGTCCGACGGGCCGGCGCGAACATGGAGCGCCGGTTGCGGTCGAACGCAGTGGCCCCGCCTTGACCTGGATCGTCCGATGTCGGCAGCGTCCACCATGGTTTCCGCTCCCGGTGCTACCGCGCCGCTCCCCCTTCCCGACCTCGCGCGAGCCCGGACCTGGATCGTCACCGACGGCAAGGCCGGGGACGAGACCCAGTGCATCGGGCTCGCCGAAACCCTCGGCCTGCCCTTCGAGGTCCGGCGCATCACGCCCCGCCCGCCCTTCGGATGGATGGCGCCCTGGGGCCCGATCGACCCCCGTGACCAGCCCGGCGGCCGGAAGGGCGTTCTTGCCGGCCCGCTGCCGGACCTGCTGATCGCCTCGGGGCGACGCGCGGTGCCGTATCTGCGCGCCATCCGGCAGGCCTCGGGGGGACGCACCTTCACGGCCTTCCTCAAGGATCCGCGCACCGGTCCGGAGACCGCCAACTTCGTCTGGGTTCCGGATTACGACGACCTGCGTGGCCCCAACGTCTTCACCACCCTGACGCCGCCGCATCAGGTCACGGCGGCCCGCCTGGCGGAAGCCCGAGCGGCGCCCGATCTCCGCTTCGCCAACCTGCCCTGGCCGCGCATCGCCGTGCTGATCGGTGGCGACAGCCGGCACCTCAGCTACCGCTCCGTCGACATGCGGCGCCTGTTGCGCGACCTGACCAAGCTCGCCGAGGGCGGCTGCGCCCTGATGGTCACGGTGTCCCGGCGCACGCCGCAGAACCTGCGGAACGCCCTGCGCGACCTCGTCGCCGCGAAGGGCGGGTTCTTCTGGGACGGGACGGGCACCAACCCCTACGTTCCGATGCTCGCCTGCGCGCAGCAGATCGTCGTCACCTCCGATTCGGCGAACATGGTCGGGGAGGCGGTGAGCACCGGGGCTCCGGTCCTGCTGTTCGACCTGCCGAAGACCTATATCCGTCACAGGCGGCTCTTTGCCGGACTGGCGATGATGGGCGCTCTGAAGCCCTTCATCGGCCGCCTGGAGAACCTCGAGTACCAGCCCCTCGATGCCACACCCGTCATCGCCGAGGCGATGGCCAAGGCCTATGCCGATCATCGCGCGCGCACGGCCTGAAGGAGACGAGACCGATGGCCCACACGCATTCCAAGCTCATCATCATCGGGTCCGGCCCGGCCGGCTACACCGCCGCGATCTATGCGGCCCGTGCCATGGTGGAGCCGCTGATGATCTCCGGCTTCCAGCCGGGGGGACAGCTGATGATCACCACGGATGTCGAGAATTATCCGGGCTTCGCCGAGGCCATCCAAGGCCCCTGGCTGATGGAGCAGATGCGCGCCCAGGCCGAGCATGTCGGCACCAAGATCGTGTCGGAATACATCACCAACGTGGATCTCCAGGTGCGCCCGTTCCGGCTCGAGGCGGATTCCGGCGAGACCTACACGGCCGATGCCCTCATCATCGCCACCGGCGCCCAGGCGAAGTGGCTCGGCCTTCCCTCCGAGGCGCGGTTCCAGGGCTTCGGCGTCTCGGCCTGCGCCACCTGCGACGGCTTCTTCTTCCGGGGTAAGGAGGTCGTGGTGGTGGGCGGTGGCAACACCGCCGTCGAGGAGGCACTCTATCTCGCTAACCTCGCCGCGAAGGTCATCGTCGTCCACCGCCGGGGTGAGTTCCGGGCGGAGCGCATCCTGCAGGAGCGCCTGTTCAAGCATCCGAACGTCGAGGTGGTCTGGCACCACGCGGTGGAGGAGATCTGCGGCAGCGACAAGCCGCCCTCGGTCACGCATGTGCGCCTGAAGGACACCCGCACCGGCGAAATCACCGAGCGCCGGACCGACGGCGTCTTCATCGCAATCGGCCACCAGCCCGCCACCGCAATGTTCGAGGGCCAGCTCGCCATGCGGGACGGCGGCTACATCGACACCGCGCCGGGAACCACCCACACGGCGATCCCCGGGGTCTACGCGGCGGGCGACGTCACCGACGACGTCTACCGTCAGGCCATCACCGCGGCCGGCATGGGCTGCATGGCCGCCCTCGACGCCGAGAAGTACCTCGCCGCCCTCGAAATTGGCGAAACACCGCAGCAAGCGGCCGCAGAATAGGCAGATTCCGGCGGACGACGCCGCGCCCCGGCTTGCGCGCGCCGTCAAGACAATCGCAAGGTCATCCGACTAACCTAAGCGCTGACGGCATGCGCCGTCGGCGCTTCCCGCATGACTCCCGGACGATGCCAGCTTCGACGCGCGGCTTCCGGCACGGGCGTCGGCCGGGCCTGGCAGGGTCGGCCGGACCGCGACACGGGCGGACGGGGGCGTGACGGGTACGGCGTCGGGTTGCGTATGGGAGTGGACGCCTTGGACTGGGACAAGATCCGCATCTTCCTGAACGTCGCGGAAGCCGGCAGCTTCACGCGGGCGGGCGACGATATCGGCCTGAGCCAGTCGGCCGTGAGCCGGCAGATCAGCGCCCTGGAGCGCGAGTTGAAGGCGCCGCTGTTCCACCGCCATGCCCGGGGCCTGATCCTGACCGAACAGGGCGATCTGCTGTTCCGCGCGGCCCGCGACATGAAGCTGCGCCTCGAGAACACCAAGGCACGCCTCGTCGAGACCAGCGAGCGCCCCACCGGCGACCTCAAGGTGACGACGACGGTCGGGCTCGGCACGGCCTGGCTCGCCCAGCGGGTGGCCGAATTCCTCGACCTCTATCCGGATGTCCGGGTCGAACTCATCCTCACCAACGAGGAGCTCGACCTCGCCATGCGCGAGGCGGACGTGGCGATCCGCATGCGCCGTCCGGCGCAGCCGGACCTGATCCAGCGGCGCCTGTTCACGGTGCACTACCACGCCTTCGCGTCGCAGGATTACGTGAAGCGCTTCGGCGAGCCGAAGACCATCGCCGATCTCGACAACCACCGCCTCGTCTCGTTCGGAGGCAACGAGCCCTCTTACCTGCTCGCCACCCACTGGCTGTCCACGGTCGGACGCGAGGGCCAGGAGCGCCGCTCCATCCACTTCACCGTCAACAACATCACCGCCCTGCAGCAGGCGATCGACACGGGCGCCGGGATCGGAATCCTGCCCGACTATGCGGCGGAGGGTCAGGCGGGGCTGGTGCAGGTGATGCGCGAGACCGAGATGCCCCACATGGAGAGCTATCTCGTCTACGCCGAGGAGATGCGGACCGTGGCCCGCGTCCAGGCGTTCCGCGACTTCCTCGTCGCGAAAGCCCAGCGCTGGACCTACTGAGCAGCGGCCGCGTTCAGACGAACAGCCGCTCCTTCTCAAGGCCCTTGTAGAGGCCGGCGACCTGCTCGCCGTAGCCGTTGTAGATCAGCGTCGGCACGCGCTGGTCGGTGCCGAGCACCCGCTCGCTCGCTTGGCTCCAACGGGGATGGGGGACCGCTGGGTTCACGTTCGCCCAGAAGCCGTACTCGGCCGCCTGCAGGCCCTCCCAGAAGGTCTTGGGCCGCTCGGCGACGAACGAGATTTTGGTGATCGATTTCACCGACTTGAAGCCGTATTTCCACGGCACGACGAGACGGATCGGTGCGCCGAACTGGTTCGCCAACGGCTTGCCGTAGACGCCGGTGGCGATGAAGGCGAGGTCGTTGCCGGCCTCCTCCAGGGTCAGCCCCTCGGTGTAGGGCCACGGGTAGAGGAACGACTTCTGCCCCGGCGCCATCGAGCGGTCGAGGAAGGTCTGCATCTGGATGTACTTCGCGCCCGAGGTCGGCTTGGCCAAAGCCACCAGCTTCGCGAGCGGGAAGCCGGTCCAGGGCACCGACATCGACCATGCCTCGACGCAGCGGTGGCGGTACAGGCGCTCCTCCAGCGGCATCTTGCGGATGAGGTCGTCGATCCCGAGGCTCATCGGCTTCTCGACGAGGCCGTCGATGGCCACCGTCCACGGACGGGTCTTCAGGGCGTTCGCCGCCGGCAGCACCGATTTCGAAGTGCCGTATTCATAGAAGTTGTTGTAGTCCGCGCTGTACTTCTCCGGCGTCAGGGCACGGTCGAGGGTGTAGGCCTCGTTGCGCCGGGCCGGGTAGAGATCGGCGGTGGGGTCGGCCGCCGCCTGCGCCGGTCCGCCACCGAGTAGCGAGGCCGCCGCGAGGCCCGCCGTTCCCCCGAGCAGCGCCCGCCGGTCGAGGAAGACGCGCTCCGGCGTCGCGAGATGTTCGGGCATCTCCCAGTCCCGCTTGCGCCTGATCAGCATGGTCGTCCCTCCTGCGGCACGCCCCAGGCGCGCCCCTGTTCATTCAGACATCGGTTCCCGGCGGCGCCAGCGCAAGGCGGGGGCGCTCACCATTCGGCGAGGGACGCCGAGCAGAGCCGAGGCGCGGCTTGTCAGGGCCCCGGCGGATCGTCGCGGAGCGCCCGCCGCAGCACCTTGCCGACATTGGTCTTCGGCAGGGCGTCGTGAAACACGACG
It encodes:
- a CDS encoding mitochondrial fission ELM1 family protein encodes the protein MSAASTMVSAPGATAPLPLPDLARARTWIVTDGKAGDETQCIGLAETLGLPFEVRRITPRPPFGWMAPWGPIDPRDQPGGRKGVLAGPLPDLLIASGRRAVPYLRAIRQASGGRTFTAFLKDPRTGPETANFVWVPDYDDLRGPNVFTTLTPPHQVTAARLAEARAAPDLRFANLPWPRIAVLIGGDSRHLSYRSVDMRRLLRDLTKLAEGGCALMVTVSRRTPQNLRNALRDLVAAKGGFFWDGTGTNPYVPMLACAQQIVVTSDSANMVGEAVSTGAPVLLFDLPKTYIRHRRLFAGLAMMGALKPFIGRLENLEYQPLDATPVIAEAMAKAYADHRARTA
- the trxB gene encoding thioredoxin-disulfide reductase, with translation MAHTHSKLIIIGSGPAGYTAAIYAARAMVEPLMISGFQPGGQLMITTDVENYPGFAEAIQGPWLMEQMRAQAEHVGTKIVSEYITNVDLQVRPFRLEADSGETYTADALIIATGAQAKWLGLPSEARFQGFGVSACATCDGFFFRGKEVVVVGGGNTAVEEALYLANLAAKVIVVHRRGEFRAERILQERLFKHPNVEVVWHHAVEEICGSDKPPSVTHVRLKDTRTGEITERRTDGVFIAIGHQPATAMFEGQLAMRDGGYIDTAPGTTHTAIPGVYAAGDVTDDVYRQAITAAGMGCMAALDAEKYLAALEIGETPQQAAAE
- a CDS encoding LysR family transcriptional regulator, which gives rise to MDWDKIRIFLNVAEAGSFTRAGDDIGLSQSAVSRQISALERELKAPLFHRHARGLILTEQGDLLFRAARDMKLRLENTKARLVETSERPTGDLKVTTTVGLGTAWLAQRVAEFLDLYPDVRVELILTNEELDLAMREADVAIRMRRPAQPDLIQRRLFTVHYHAFASQDYVKRFGEPKTIADLDNHRLVSFGGNEPSYLLATHWLSTVGREGQERRSIHFTVNNITALQQAIDTGAGIGILPDYAAEGQAGLVQVMRETEMPHMESYLVYAEEMRTVARVQAFRDFLVAKAQRWTY
- the msrP gene encoding protein-methionine-sulfoxide reductase catalytic subunit MsrP, whose protein sequence is MLIRRKRDWEMPEHLATPERVFLDRRALLGGTAGLAAASLLGGGPAQAAADPTADLYPARRNEAYTLDRALTPEKYSADYNNFYEYGTSKSVLPAANALKTRPWTVAIDGLVEKPMSLGIDDLIRKMPLEERLYRHRCVEAWSMSVPWTGFPLAKLVALAKPTSGAKYIQMQTFLDRSMAPGQKSFLYPWPYTEGLTLEEAGNDLAFIATGVYGKPLANQFGAPIRLVVPWKYGFKSVKSITKISFVAERPKTFWEGLQAAEYGFWANVNPAVPHPRWSQASERVLGTDQRVPTLIYNGYGEQVAGLYKGLEKERLFV